One window of Anaerolineales bacterium genomic DNA carries:
- the ndhC gene encoding NADH-quinone oxidoreductase subunit A: MSEWIYVALFIVVGLVIPIGAIAAGFIFGPKKPNPVKESTYECGIEPVGPAWIQFKAQYYIFALVFLVFDVEAVFLFPWAVKLGHLGLYAVIEGIIFVTILVVGLVYTWRKGMLEWA; this comes from the coding sequence ATGAGCGAGTGGATATATGTCGCCCTGTTTATTGTTGTAGGATTGGTCATTCCCATTGGCGCGATTGCAGCAGGTTTTATTTTCGGTCCCAAGAAACCCAACCCGGTCAAAGAGTCAACCTACGAGTGTGGGATCGAACCTGTGGGCCCGGCGTGGATCCAATTCAAAGCGCAGTATTACATCTTTGCACTGGTTTTCCTCGTCTTCGATGTGGAAGCGGTGTTCCTTTTTCCCTGGGCGGTGAAACTCGGCCACCTTGGGTTGTACGCCGTGATCGAAGGCATCATTTTTGTCACCATCCTGGTGGTGGGTCTGGTTTATACCTGGCGCAAGGGAATGTTGGAATGGGCGTAA
- a CDS encoding NADH-quinone oxidoreductase subunit J, with the protein MTAQQIIFILIALFTLGSAVMVVTTRNLVHAALWLVSTLFGVAVVYALLNANFIAVVQVVIYIGAIAILFIFAVMLTRKDMRDAGPQINKNWWAGVLVSLLVFGGLVYMLREWSGFTKTASELPPGFDSIGLLGEALVSPNAYVLPFEVASVLLLAALVGAVYVAFNPRAGKSDK; encoded by the coding sequence ATGACGGCACAACAGATCATTTTCATCCTTATCGCTCTCTTCACGCTCGGTTCCGCCGTGATGGTGGTGACGACACGCAACCTCGTCCATGCCGCGCTCTGGCTGGTCTCCACGCTTTTCGGCGTTGCGGTGGTGTATGCGCTATTGAACGCGAACTTCATCGCTGTGGTGCAGGTGGTGATCTACATCGGAGCGATCGCCATCCTATTCATCTTCGCGGTGATGCTCACGCGAAAGGATATGCGCGATGCGGGCCCGCAGATCAATAAGAACTGGTGGGCAGGCGTCCTGGTTTCGCTGCTTGTATTCGGTGGATTGGTTTACATGCTCAGAGAGTGGAGCGGTTTCACAAAAACCGCATCAGAGCTCCCGCCCGGGTTCGATTCGATCGGATTGTTGGGCGAAGCGCTGGTCTCGCCCAATGCATACGTCCTTCCGTTCGAGGTTGCGTCTGTTTTACTCCTGGCGGCATTGGTGGGCGCGGTGTACGTCGCGTTCAACCCCCGCGCCGGGAAATCTGATAAATAG
- a CDS encoding NADH-quinone oxidoreductase subunit H produces the protein MSFWNDPLKVAADWLEGVFTGWGMNADAAHVLVAFLGVFLLITILMVIDIFLVWVERKVVARFQDRLGPNRVGPFGLIQPFADIIKLIIKEDTTPGNADKVVYNLAPILSMMSVLILWAVVPLAPVMLGTDLNVGALFLIAAGAIGTLSIIMAGWASNNKFALIGGFRQVAVMVSFEIPMLTVLMIPVIFAESMNMNAIIAAQSTWYFLISPLGALIFLIAAIAELGRAPFDLAEGESELVSGFNIEYSGMKFGMFYAGELLHAFTFGGFWAILFFGGYRFFGLEQVSPFLAILILIIKAMLGYWVIMWVKYTMMRIRIDQMLAFNWKFLTPLAFALLLVTALMNALLASAPAWLYTLGMILANIVTGWIAIEIARSATRSERERIEGGKKPAEAHH, from the coding sequence ATGAGTTTTTGGAATGACCCCTTGAAAGTAGCCGCAGACTGGTTGGAAGGTGTTTTCACCGGCTGGGGCATGAATGCTGACGCGGCTCATGTACTGGTCGCCTTCCTTGGCGTATTCCTTCTCATTACGATCCTGATGGTGATCGATATTTTCCTCGTCTGGGTCGAGCGCAAGGTGGTGGCGCGCTTCCAGGACCGGCTCGGACCGAACCGCGTGGGTCCATTCGGCTTGATCCAGCCTTTTGCAGACATCATCAAACTCATCATAAAGGAGGATACGACTCCAGGCAACGCCGACAAAGTGGTGTACAACCTTGCGCCGATTCTCTCGATGATGTCGGTCCTGATCCTTTGGGCGGTGGTTCCGCTCGCTCCCGTCATGCTCGGCACGGATCTAAACGTGGGAGCGCTTTTCCTCATCGCTGCCGGAGCCATCGGAACGCTTTCCATCATCATGGCGGGCTGGGCATCGAACAATAAATTCGCGCTGATCGGCGGTTTTCGTCAGGTCGCAGTAATGGTTTCCTTTGAGATCCCCATGCTGACCGTGTTGATGATCCCAGTCATCTTTGCCGAGTCGATGAACATGAACGCCATCATCGCAGCGCAGAGCACCTGGTACTTTCTCATCTCGCCGCTCGGCGCTTTGATCTTCCTCATCGCCGCCATCGCGGAACTCGGCCGCGCTCCCTTCGACCTTGCGGAAGGCGAATCGGAGTTGGTCTCCGGCTTCAACATCGAATATTCAGGCATGAAATTCGGGATGTTCTATGCTGGCGAACTGCTTCACGCCTTTACCTTCGGCGGTTTCTGGGCGATCCTGTTCTTTGGCGGCTATCGCTTCTTCGGTCTGGAACAGGTCAGTCCGTTCCTAGCCATTCTTATCCTTATCATCAAGGCGATGCTTGGATATTGGGTCATCATGTGGGTCAAATACACCATGATGCGCATCCGCATCGACCAGATGCTCGCCTTCAATTGGAAATTCCTTACTCCTTTGGCGTTCGCTCTCCTTTTGGTGACGGCTCTGATGAACGCGCTTCTCGCCTCCGCCCCGGCCTGGCTCTATACCCTCGGCATGATCCTCGCCAATATCGTAACAGGCTGGATTGCCATCGAAATCGCGCGCTCCGCCACCCGCTCCGAACGCGAACGCATCGAGGGGGGGAAGAAACCCGCGGAGGCGCATCACTAA
- the nuoK gene encoding NADH-quinone oxidoreductase subunit NuoK, with translation MVPHSWYLILAAALFSVGMFGVLARRNAVAILLGVELMLNAVNINLVSFWRYSDVFSMSGQVFSIIVFAVTAAEVSVGLALVISMYRCRNTVIANDVDMLKF, from the coding sequence ATGGTCCCTCATTCATGGTATTTGATCCTCGCGGCGGCGTTGTTCAGCGTTGGCATGTTCGGCGTGCTGGCGCGGAGGAACGCGGTTGCGATCCTGCTCGGCGTGGAATTGATGCTCAACGCCGTCAACATCAACCTCGTATCGTTCTGGCGATACAGCGATGTGTTTTCGATGTCCGGTCAGGTTTTTTCGATCATCGTGTTTGCAGTCACCGCCGCCGAAGTATCGGTCGGCCTTGCGCTGGTTATTTCCATGTACCGCTGCCGCAATACGGTGATTGCGAACGATGTGGATATGTTGAAATTCTAG